GAAAAACCGGGAGTATCAACAATAACCTGTATGTATGAGATGAGTTCAGGAACACGCTGTATTTCATCAAGTATTACGGAATCAGGAAATTGAGCCAGAAATCCTTTCGGGTCAGTGAATGCGTACTCACGTATTTCGGGATCCTCAAGATTTGCGTATGCCATCTCGGGGTAAGTCATACGGCAGAGAGTCGTCTTACCTGATTGGCGTGGACCTGTTAAAGTGATTACAGGATAGTCTTGTATAAGTCTTTTAAAGACACTTCCAACCTTGCGTTGAATCAATTCATTCATCTCTCACCAACCAGATATATTATGCAAATCCACACTTAATACTTGGATTTACATAATGTTGATCACCATTGATGTCAATATGGGAGGGTCTGGTTTCAACCTGACCCTGTAAGGTCTGGTAAATTCATGCTGACAGCATTATACTGATAGCTTGTTAATGCTGTTATTTCCGTTCTATTGAAGGGAACCCCTTATGGCAGAAAGAATAAACTGCTCCAGCAGGATGCATGAAAAAGCCGGCCAGCCTCCGGGAACTCCTCTTTTCATCGGCAGGAGAAAAATGGAGGAAGTCAGCCTTTCTTATATACGCTTCAACGAAAACCTGCACGAAGAAAAGGAGAACTCAACTCCGAAAGAGTGTGCCGATCTCTGCAAGTCTTCCGATGTTGTATGGATAAATGTTGACGGTATCCATGATGCCGAAACCATAGAAGAAATCGGGAAGCATTTCAACATTCATTCACTGACAGTCGAGGACATTGTAAATACCATGCAAAGGCCGAAGTTCGAGGATTTTGACAACTATCTGTTCATCGTGCTCAAGATGCTGAGCTATTCCGATATCGATAAGGGCATGGAAACAGAACAGGTTTGTATGATTCTTGGCGAAAACTACGTTATTACTTTCCAGGAAAAGCCGGGAGATGTTTTCGATTCTGTTAGGGAGCAGATAAGGGGATGCAGGGGAAGGATCCGAAGAGAAGAGGCTGATTATCTCGCATATGCTCTTATTGATGCTGTGGTGGACAGCTACTTCCTGATACTCGAGACCATCGGAGATCAGATCGAGG
This portion of the Candidatus Aegiribacteria sp. genome encodes:
- the corA gene encoding magnesium/cobalt transporter CorA translates to MAERINCSSRMHEKAGQPPGTPLFIGRRKMEEVSLSYIRFNENLHEEKENSTPKECADLCKSSDVVWINVDGIHDAETIEEIGKHFNIHSLTVEDIVNTMQRPKFEDFDNYLFIVLKMLSYSDIDKGMETEQVCMILGENYVITFQEKPGDVFDSVREQIRGCRGRIRREEADYLAYALIDAVVDSYFLILETIGDQIEEIEDRVILDPNPDSVSKIHRFKRAMLFMRRTVWPLREEIALLEKSGSDLVRKPTAVFFRNLYDHTIQVIDTVETYRDIISGMHDMYLSSVSNRMNQIMKVLTIIATIFIPLTFISGVYGMNFRYMPEIGWKYGYFAILGFMLLVGAVMLLFFRKKKWI